One genomic window of Myxocyprinus asiaticus isolate MX2 ecotype Aquarium Trade chromosome 5, UBuf_Myxa_2, whole genome shotgun sequence includes the following:
- the LOC127440310 gene encoding zinc transporter ZIP6-like isoform X1 produces the protein MLIKTDASMIGRWPRLWPVMSLALLWVGSVEAGSDCRSVAIETDSRIAEQAQQRHLQALFDKYGQNGSISLEGLYNLLKGVGLDRIRKVMVHHHGNDHIHTHSHAHTHAHVDKLTTNMHPVTSKKVDVYHNVEKSDPVPKAQPDPALGKKSQSDAHLNLYMKMNQELTTPLTTPSYVTKSRRTNRSVDYDLTQDHAPFNPAQPNVTHTNHTHQPEDTPTHVHDDHDEHEHGHASLECQNGSTVLQSHGMTKETGLSVKDFSYLCPALLMQIDSKSCLLHDDDQSDHHHHHNHHHHHHHHPHNHTNGKSQRISSLSIAWIGGFLSITLISLLALVGVVLIPLMNRVCFNFLLSFLVALAVGTLSGDALLHLIPHSLGHHQHSHSEHHNHGEEEDSLRPVWTGLTVLSGVYVMFLIEHFLTLGKMYKDKKQKVMKMVDLEAEVLESEKLPSLEENDVKTLEASETNGGSACVRGVAEEEEVMLGAELYTDLDCENKCHSHFHDTVGQSDEQHHHHHDYHHILHHHHSQNHHPHTHTHRHTHSYSQQHFQQAGVATLAWMVIMGDGLHNFSDGLAIGAAFTEGLSSGLSTSVAVFCHELPHELGDFAVLLKAGMSVRQAILYNLLSALMGYLGMITGILIGHYAENVAMWVFALTAGLFMYVALVDMVPEMLHNDASEAGFSHYGFFLLQNAGILLGFGIMLVIAVFEHRIQLDIGF, from the exons ATGTTGATCAAGACT GATGCCAGCATGATTGGCAGGTGGCCACGCCTCTGGCCAGTGATGTCACTGGCACTGCTGTGGGTGGGATCAGTGGAGGCTGGTTCAGACTGCAGGTCTGTCGCCATAGAGACGGATAGTCGCATAGCAGAACAGGCGCAACAGCGGCACCTGCAGGCGCTGTTTGATAAGTACGGTCAGAATGGCAGTATCTCGTTAGAAGGCTTGTACAACCTACTAAAGGGGGTGGGGCTGGACCGCATCCGGAAAGTAATGGTGCATCACCATGGAAATgaccacatacatacacactcgcatgctcacacacatgcacatgtggaCAAACTCACCACAAACATGCATCCTGTTACAAGCAAGAAGGTTGATGTTTACCATAATGTAGAAAAGAGTGACCCTGTCCCGAAAGCGCAGCCTGATCCCGCCCTTGGGAAGAAGAGCCAATCAGATGCACACCTCAATCTTTACATGAAGATGAATCAGGAACTGACTACACCTTTGACCACACCGTCATACGTCACAAAGTCACGGCGGACTAATCGTAGTGTTGACTATGATTTAACGCAGGACCACGCCCCATTTAATCCTGCCCAGCCTAATGTAACACACACTAACCACACCCACCAGCCTGAGGACACACCCACCCATGTTCACGATGACCATGATGAGCACGAACATGGCCATGCCAGTCTAGAG TGTCAAAATGGCTCCACAGTCCTGCAGTCACATGGCATGACAAAGGAAACAGGTCTCTCTGTCAAGGATTTCAGTTACCTGTGCCCTGCCCTTCTCATGCAGATTGATTCCAAGTCTTGTCTCCTGCATGATGATGACCAATCAG atcatcaccatcatcacaaccaccaccaccatcatcatcaccatccaCACAATCACACCAATGGCAAAAGTCAGAGGATTTCCTCCCTTAGCATTG CATGGATCGGAGGCTTTCTCTCCATCACTTTGATCAGTTTGCTGGCATTGGTTGGCGTGGTTTTGATTCCACTCATGAACAGAGTTTGCTTCAATTTCCTGCTAAGCTTCCTGGTGGCCCTCGCAGTGGGCACTCTTAGCGGAGACGCTCTCCTCCACCTCATACCGCAT TCACTGGGCCATCACCAGCACAGCCACTCAGAGCATCATAACCATGGAGAAGAAGAGGACTCCCTTCGGCCTGTGTGGACAGGGCTGACAGTGCTGAGCGGAGTCTACGTCATGTTTCTTATCGAGCACTTCCTGACCCTCGGCAAAATGtataaagacaaaaaacaaaag gtgatgAAGATGGTGGATCTAGAAGCAGAGGTTTTGGAATCTGAGAAACTGCCATCACTGGAGGAAAATGATGTCAAAACACTTGAAG CTTCTGAAACAAATGGAGGCAGCGCGTGTGTGCGGGGTGTGGCAGAGGAAGAGGAAGTGATGTTGGGGGCAGAGCTCTACACCGACCTGGACTGTGAGAACAAATGCCACTCCCACTTTCATGATACCGTTGGCCAGTCAGATGAGCAACATCATCATCACCATGACTACCATCACATACTACATCACCATCACTCACAGAACcatcaccctcacacacacactcatagacacacacactccTACTCGCAACAACACTTCCAGCAGGCTGGCGTGGCCACACTCGCCTGGATGGTCATCATGGGAGATGGACTTCACAACTTCAGTGACGGACTTGCCATAG GCGCAGCATTCACAGAAGGATTATCCAGTGGCCTTAGTACCTCAGTTGCTGTATTCTGCCACGAGCTTCCTCATGAGCTGG GTGATTTTGCTGTCTTGCTGAAGGCTGGTATGTCAGTACGACAGGCCATTCTGTACAATCTGCTGTCGGCCCTGATGGGATATCTGGGCATGATCACGGGTATTCTGATTGGTCATTACGCTGAGAATGTTGCCATGTGGGTCTTTGCTCTCACTGCTGGATTATTTATGTATGTAGCCCTTGTAGACATG GTACCGGAAATGTTGCACAATGATGCAAGTGAAGCGGGTTTCAGTCATTATGGTTTCTTCCTCCTGCAGAATGCAGGGATACTCCTGGGCTTCGGCATCATGCTTGTCATCGCTGTTTTTGAACACAGGATACAACTCGACATTGGTTTCTGA
- the LOC127440310 gene encoding zinc transporter ZIP6-like isoform X2 — MIGRWPRLWPVMSLALLWVGSVEAGSDCRSVAIETDSRIAEQAQQRHLQALFDKYGQNGSISLEGLYNLLKGVGLDRIRKVMVHHHGNDHIHTHSHAHTHAHVDKLTTNMHPVTSKKVDVYHNVEKSDPVPKAQPDPALGKKSQSDAHLNLYMKMNQELTTPLTTPSYVTKSRRTNRSVDYDLTQDHAPFNPAQPNVTHTNHTHQPEDTPTHVHDDHDEHEHGHASLECQNGSTVLQSHGMTKETGLSVKDFSYLCPALLMQIDSKSCLLHDDDQSDHHHHHNHHHHHHHHPHNHTNGKSQRISSLSIAWIGGFLSITLISLLALVGVVLIPLMNRVCFNFLLSFLVALAVGTLSGDALLHLIPHSLGHHQHSHSEHHNHGEEEDSLRPVWTGLTVLSGVYVMFLIEHFLTLGKMYKDKKQKVMKMVDLEAEVLESEKLPSLEENDVKTLEASETNGGSACVRGVAEEEEVMLGAELYTDLDCENKCHSHFHDTVGQSDEQHHHHHDYHHILHHHHSQNHHPHTHTHRHTHSYSQQHFQQAGVATLAWMVIMGDGLHNFSDGLAIGAAFTEGLSSGLSTSVAVFCHELPHELGDFAVLLKAGMSVRQAILYNLLSALMGYLGMITGILIGHYAENVAMWVFALTAGLFMYVALVDMVPEMLHNDASEAGFSHYGFFLLQNAGILLGFGIMLVIAVFEHRIQLDIGF, encoded by the exons ATGATTGGCAGGTGGCCACGCCTCTGGCCAGTGATGTCACTGGCACTGCTGTGGGTGGGATCAGTGGAGGCTGGTTCAGACTGCAGGTCTGTCGCCATAGAGACGGATAGTCGCATAGCAGAACAGGCGCAACAGCGGCACCTGCAGGCGCTGTTTGATAAGTACGGTCAGAATGGCAGTATCTCGTTAGAAGGCTTGTACAACCTACTAAAGGGGGTGGGGCTGGACCGCATCCGGAAAGTAATGGTGCATCACCATGGAAATgaccacatacatacacactcgcatgctcacacacatgcacatgtggaCAAACTCACCACAAACATGCATCCTGTTACAAGCAAGAAGGTTGATGTTTACCATAATGTAGAAAAGAGTGACCCTGTCCCGAAAGCGCAGCCTGATCCCGCCCTTGGGAAGAAGAGCCAATCAGATGCACACCTCAATCTTTACATGAAGATGAATCAGGAACTGACTACACCTTTGACCACACCGTCATACGTCACAAAGTCACGGCGGACTAATCGTAGTGTTGACTATGATTTAACGCAGGACCACGCCCCATTTAATCCTGCCCAGCCTAATGTAACACACACTAACCACACCCACCAGCCTGAGGACACACCCACCCATGTTCACGATGACCATGATGAGCACGAACATGGCCATGCCAGTCTAGAG TGTCAAAATGGCTCCACAGTCCTGCAGTCACATGGCATGACAAAGGAAACAGGTCTCTCTGTCAAGGATTTCAGTTACCTGTGCCCTGCCCTTCTCATGCAGATTGATTCCAAGTCTTGTCTCCTGCATGATGATGACCAATCAG atcatcaccatcatcacaaccaccaccaccatcatcatcaccatccaCACAATCACACCAATGGCAAAAGTCAGAGGATTTCCTCCCTTAGCATTG CATGGATCGGAGGCTTTCTCTCCATCACTTTGATCAGTTTGCTGGCATTGGTTGGCGTGGTTTTGATTCCACTCATGAACAGAGTTTGCTTCAATTTCCTGCTAAGCTTCCTGGTGGCCCTCGCAGTGGGCACTCTTAGCGGAGACGCTCTCCTCCACCTCATACCGCAT TCACTGGGCCATCACCAGCACAGCCACTCAGAGCATCATAACCATGGAGAAGAAGAGGACTCCCTTCGGCCTGTGTGGACAGGGCTGACAGTGCTGAGCGGAGTCTACGTCATGTTTCTTATCGAGCACTTCCTGACCCTCGGCAAAATGtataaagacaaaaaacaaaag gtgatgAAGATGGTGGATCTAGAAGCAGAGGTTTTGGAATCTGAGAAACTGCCATCACTGGAGGAAAATGATGTCAAAACACTTGAAG CTTCTGAAACAAATGGAGGCAGCGCGTGTGTGCGGGGTGTGGCAGAGGAAGAGGAAGTGATGTTGGGGGCAGAGCTCTACACCGACCTGGACTGTGAGAACAAATGCCACTCCCACTTTCATGATACCGTTGGCCAGTCAGATGAGCAACATCATCATCACCATGACTACCATCACATACTACATCACCATCACTCACAGAACcatcaccctcacacacacactcatagacacacacactccTACTCGCAACAACACTTCCAGCAGGCTGGCGTGGCCACACTCGCCTGGATGGTCATCATGGGAGATGGACTTCACAACTTCAGTGACGGACTTGCCATAG GCGCAGCATTCACAGAAGGATTATCCAGTGGCCTTAGTACCTCAGTTGCTGTATTCTGCCACGAGCTTCCTCATGAGCTGG GTGATTTTGCTGTCTTGCTGAAGGCTGGTATGTCAGTACGACAGGCCATTCTGTACAATCTGCTGTCGGCCCTGATGGGATATCTGGGCATGATCACGGGTATTCTGATTGGTCATTACGCTGAGAATGTTGCCATGTGGGTCTTTGCTCTCACTGCTGGATTATTTATGTATGTAGCCCTTGTAGACATG GTACCGGAAATGTTGCACAATGATGCAAGTGAAGCGGGTTTCAGTCATTATGGTTTCTTCCTCCTGCAGAATGCAGGGATACTCCTGGGCTTCGGCATCATGCTTGTCATCGCTGTTTTTGAACACAGGATACAACTCGACATTGGTTTCTGA